A single window of Candidatus Dormiibacterota bacterium DNA harbors:
- a CDS encoding A/G-specific adenine glycosylase, protein MRQALLRWFRRAGRSDLPWRRERSPYRTLVSEFMLQQTQVDRVVPIFTAFVERFPTLTALAAASCGEILRAWRGLGYNARALRLHAAAAAVVAEHRGRLPRATSALLALPGIGPYTAAAIRAFGYDIDDVPLDVNLKRVLHRVFWGPEDPAAATSTQLATLAFALMPRGRAHDWNSALMDFGATICTSRAPKCAICPLRGACAAAALLGASTVERTRRTRRTRRKAVAFVLTSRYARGRIVDRLRDLPPGKRISLLDLHRDLKAVLADRRIAEVRELVRALHGEGLVVLQDGSVSLP, encoded by the coding sequence GTGCGGCAAGCCCTGCTGCGGTGGTTTCGGAGAGCCGGGCGGTCCGATCTGCCCTGGCGCCGGGAGCGCTCACCGTATCGCACCCTCGTCAGCGAGTTCATGCTGCAGCAGACCCAGGTCGATCGCGTCGTCCCGATTTTCACGGCCTTCGTCGAGCGCTTTCCGACCCTCACGGCGCTCGCGGCGGCGAGCTGCGGGGAGATCCTGCGCGCCTGGCGTGGCCTCGGCTACAATGCCCGGGCGCTCAGGCTCCACGCCGCCGCCGCGGCCGTCGTCGCCGAGCACCGGGGGAGGCTGCCGCGTGCGACGTCCGCGTTGCTGGCGCTCCCGGGAATCGGCCCGTACACGGCTGCCGCGATTCGTGCCTTCGGCTACGATATCGACGACGTGCCGCTCGACGTCAACCTGAAGCGCGTCCTGCATCGCGTCTTCTGGGGCCCCGAAGATCCCGCTGCGGCGACGAGCACCCAGCTCGCCACGCTCGCGTTCGCCCTCATGCCGCGGGGACGCGCCCACGACTGGAACTCGGCGCTGATGGACTTCGGCGCCACGATCTGCACGTCGCGCGCGCCGAAATGCGCGATCTGTCCCTTGCGAGGAGCCTGTGCTGCTGCAGCGCTCCTCGGCGCTTCCACCGTTGAGCGCACGAGGCGCACGCGACGGACGCGCCGCAAGGCGGTCGCGTTCGTGCTGACGTCGCGCTACGCACGGGGCCGCATCGTCGACCGGCTGCGCGATCTGCCGCCGGGGAAGCGCATCTCACTGCTCGATCTCCATCGCGACCTAAAGGCCGTGCTCGCCGACCGGCGTATCGCCGAAGTGCGCGAGCTCGTCCGCGCGCTCCACGGCGAAGGTCTGGTCGTACTGCAGGACGGGAGCGTCTCGCTGCCATAG
- a CDS encoding TonB-dependent receptor, producing MSGTVTASDGAPIAGATVDLRGPASYATQTDAAGAFTVPSIVPGIYSITVSKAGFGTATDSLAVIADQTQHIGVSLNAASFTSLRTIATVNVRGHGQFNVTPASVSVVSAQAFQNQAQPQVIHILNEIPGLQISYPGGSANAALPGAITVPTIRDASSYETASLIDGHPLAISDYGDYVTTFLSSFMFGYVEVIKGPGATAPEVNNAINGTINFHTLDPTLAPTPSYEFAYTSHGGTFENFGISDTILNGRLGFVVDVANLDDPSALNGTQVMIDPGSGSGWSRSTHPYSPNYNFCDNYCTFFGGENNVNNTESGIQTGFSMVGCCYRLSGDFENTSELVKLRYHFSQSTTLTMSYLGGQSFSDQNGNIGNLTLGTFTPGGGYTGSIPAGSPVAVDYLYPGTANREADNEPIFQAEISSALGNDTILARYYHATLYRNAYEGSGQGILDPYNLTVYGTSYTSPATTCPDGGVGVTDCTYNGNAFPVFWQDYFSQTEQNKLNGWSFEYDHPFGAGDDVSFAIDRTDTQALVWEQTATYTSVTLPTGSSSIYTTYQLRGHFLLSPTLEMTVADYLNTYHNTFPQSCPFAFGFQVCAADGSNVTFESATTSHNDPRIAFEFRPSPNVAIRASAGSAIAPPYLGLLSLISPASASFHAGNYATITHNTTNLKAETAFGYDVGADWRIGGGQTIVSGDIYLNNLFNHYFDETIFSGTYCFNPIPCSGGGSASTPVYFATNTNISNFRFEGIELSINRHPRVGFGYTLAAGLQRGYVYNLPAGFYCTQPVASCISNPAKWNQNLNIVAGQNLNGEGVGSVQFYPYYGFNSSISGLNTREPYSQGYGELSYAFAGGAGYASFGETYFGNNNSFNQRAFTVANATLRIPIAKTLSFQVSGNNVFNALSGLIPIYGGGIPIPLANRSVCPNAGIGTGCGSAATVANFYGPATYTFMLTKRLP from the coding sequence GTGTCAGGAACGGTTACCGCCAGCGACGGCGCTCCGATTGCCGGTGCGACCGTCGACCTGCGCGGTCCGGCGTCGTATGCGACGCAGACCGATGCAGCGGGAGCATTTACGGTCCCCTCTATCGTGCCCGGCATCTACTCGATAACCGTCAGCAAGGCGGGGTTCGGCACAGCGACCGACAGTCTCGCCGTCATTGCGGACCAGACGCAGCACATCGGGGTGAGCTTGAACGCTGCGTCCTTCACGTCGCTGCGCACGATCGCGACGGTCAACGTCCGCGGCCACGGCCAGTTCAACGTGACGCCCGCGTCCGTCAGCGTCGTATCGGCGCAGGCTTTCCAAAATCAAGCCCAGCCGCAAGTGATCCACATACTTAATGAGATTCCTGGTCTCCAAATATCGTATCCGGGAGGAAGCGCGAACGCCGCTCTGCCCGGCGCCATCACGGTTCCGACGATCAGAGACGCGTCGTCGTACGAGACCGCATCGCTGATCGATGGCCACCCGCTCGCCATCTCGGATTATGGCGACTACGTCACGACGTTCCTGAGCAGCTTCATGTTCGGCTACGTCGAGGTCATCAAGGGTCCGGGCGCGACGGCACCGGAGGTCAACAACGCGATCAACGGCACCATCAACTTTCACACGCTGGATCCCACGCTGGCGCCGACTCCGTCCTACGAGTTCGCGTACACCAGCCACGGAGGAACCTTCGAGAACTTCGGCATCTCCGACACGATACTCAACGGGCGCCTCGGCTTCGTGGTCGACGTCGCAAACCTCGACGACCCATCCGCACTCAACGGCACCCAAGTGATGATCGACCCCGGCTCCGGCAGCGGCTGGTCGAGGAGCACACATCCGTACTCGCCCAACTACAACTTCTGTGACAACTACTGCACGTTCTTCGGCGGAGAGAACAACGTCAATAACACGGAGAGCGGCATCCAAACCGGCTTCTCGATGGTCGGATGCTGCTATCGCCTCTCCGGCGATTTCGAAAACACCTCTGAGCTCGTAAAGCTGCGCTATCACTTCTCACAGTCGACGACGCTCACCATGAGCTATCTCGGGGGGCAATCGTTTTCGGATCAAAACGGAAACATCGGAAACTTGACGCTCGGCACCTTCACGCCCGGCGGCGGTTACACCGGTTCGATTCCGGCAGGCAGCCCCGTGGCCGTCGACTACTTATATCCCGGAACCGCGAACCGCGAGGCCGACAACGAGCCCATCTTCCAAGCTGAGATCAGCTCGGCACTCGGCAACGACACGATCCTGGCCCGCTACTATCACGCGACGCTCTACCGCAATGCCTATGAAGGCTCGGGGCAAGGCATTCTCGACCCGTACAACCTCACGGTCTACGGCACGTCCTACACGAGCCCCGCGACGACGTGCCCGGACGGTGGCGTCGGCGTCACGGACTGCACCTACAACGGGAACGCGTTCCCCGTGTTCTGGCAAGACTACTTCAGCCAAACCGAGCAGAACAAGCTCAATGGCTGGTCCTTTGAATACGACCATCCGTTCGGGGCCGGCGACGACGTTTCGTTCGCCATCGACCGGACGGACACGCAAGCGCTCGTATGGGAGCAGACCGCGACCTACACGAGCGTGACTCTCCCGACCGGGTCGTCGAGCATCTATACCACCTATCAACTCCGCGGTCACTTCCTGCTTTCACCCACGCTCGAAATGACTGTCGCCGACTATTTGAACACGTACCACAACACGTTTCCCCAGAGTTGCCCGTTCGCATTTGGCTTCCAGGTATGCGCAGCCGACGGAAGCAACGTGACGTTCGAATCGGCAACGACGAGCCACAACGATCCACGCATAGCGTTCGAGTTTCGCCCGAGCCCAAACGTCGCGATTCGCGCCTCGGCCGGAAGCGCAATCGCGCCGCCGTATCTCGGATTGCTGAGTCTTATCTCGCCGGCGTCCGCATCGTTCCACGCAGGGAACTACGCGACAATCACGCACAATACGACGAACCTCAAAGCCGAGACCGCGTTCGGATACGATGTCGGTGCCGACTGGCGCATCGGCGGGGGCCAGACGATCGTCTCGGGCGACATCTACCTCAACAACCTCTTCAACCACTACTTTGACGAGACCATTTTCAGCGGCACCTACTGCTTCAACCCGATACCGTGCAGCGGCGGCGGGAGCGCCAGTACGCCAGTGTACTTCGCGACGAACACGAACATCAGCAACTTTCGCTTCGAAGGCATCGAGCTCTCGATCAACCGGCACCCGCGGGTAGGCTTTGGCTACACGCTCGCAGCCGGGCTGCAGCGGGGATACGTGTACAACCTGCCGGCTGGATTCTACTGCACGCAGCCGGTTGCATCGTGCATCAGCAATCCCGCAAAATGGAACCAGAACCTCAACATCGTCGCGGGACAGAATCTCAACGGCGAGGGCGTCGGATCCGTGCAGTTCTATCCATACTACGGCTTCAACAGCAGCATCAGCGGCCTGAACACGCGCGAGCCGTACTCGCAGGGCTACGGAGAGCTGTCGTACGCGTTCGCAGGAGGAGCGGGCTACGCGTCCTTCGGGGAGACGTACTTCGGCAACAACAACTCGTTCAACCAGCGTGCGTTCACGGTCGCCAACGCAACGCTCCGGATCCCAATTGCCAAGACGCTGTCGTTCCAGGTGTCGGGAAACAACGTCTTCAACGCGCTATCGGGATTGATCCCGATATACGGAGGCGGTATCCCGATACCGCTCGCCAATCGGTCCGTGTGCCCGAACGCCGGCATCGGGACGGGCTGCGGAAGCGCGGCCACGGTCGCCAACTTCTACGGACCAGCCACCTACACGTTCATGCTCACGAAGAGGCTACCGTAG
- a CDS encoding TonB-dependent receptor produces the protein MPTLRILAPLCIVFGFLTASAAASVPATVAQATASVTGTVQDTSGAPIVGAAIMLSGPTTYSTTTDNQGRFSVQNVSPGVYTISIDKAGYNNAVQSIAVVPGQVQTVAVNLAPISFSTLRTIARIRTNGRGSINTTAASVNVISPQTFIDQAAPQVTRVLSQIPGLQISFPSNSANAAAPGAITIPNIRDATSYETASLIDGHPISVGQYGDNVTTFLNTFMFSGVEVVKGPGADAPEVNNAIGGTVNFHTKDPTLAPTPSFLAGIDNRGGTFTNFGISDTILDGHLGFVVDVATDNNPSALNGTQVYYDPSGGTYHGGSLYGNTGYTQVPNTLSFLPTQYHLLACCYMLQGYLNQTAELIKLRYRLSPATVATVSYLGNQTISDQNGNTSDYVNGTFIPGGGYTGSLRPGPIQVANIYAGTFNGEFNNQPIFQAEVSTTLGNDSFIARYYHASIERYQFQGGPSPYNLDYNNVTLYGYDSNSSTMFNGQGAAVGYADFYQEPEIDKLSGESFEWQHPFAENDLLTFSVEQSAAQSIDYSIFSGPFYSYGLPPGTSQLLTTYLLRAHVYLTPKLDVTLANYFNTYSSTFATLCPPYDPGCVDKSTVEQGTGLTFTTVHNSHYDPRIGLVFRPNPNTSIRLAAGSSIAPPFMGLLSTITTQPAYSGNVAIESQSNGNLKPETGFGYDLGADYRLNDGLTTISGDAYLTNLFNRFFGQTIDTGLVCGTANPCSGGAPPGTPILNSTNTNISNARFEGVELTIKREPLVGFGFNVSGAVMRGYYYNLPPGFYCSVPTTACINNRTLWDQNLNVIAGQNTNGITDGFYAISYNGNMRIPYSQGNAEFSYSFPNRAYVSFGETYYGNNNSLNQPAFVIGYATVRYPITKMLALQVSGDNIFNKYPGILPTLGAGVPIPLANGWTGATTGNVLGPATWRLVLTTMLPQSQAP, from the coding sequence TTGCCTACCCTTCGTATCCTCGCTCCACTCTGCATCGTCTTCGGCTTCCTGACGGCTTCGGCGGCGGCTTCGGTGCCCGCCACGGTTGCACAAGCAACCGCGTCCGTCACGGGAACCGTGCAAGACACGAGCGGCGCGCCCATAGTCGGCGCGGCGATCATGCTGAGCGGCCCGACGACATACTCCACGACGACGGATAACCAGGGACGCTTTTCCGTGCAAAACGTCAGCCCCGGCGTCTACACGATCTCGATCGACAAGGCGGGATACAACAACGCGGTCCAGTCGATCGCCGTGGTGCCCGGCCAAGTGCAGACGGTCGCAGTAAACTTGGCACCGATCAGCTTCTCGACGTTACGCACGATCGCAAGAATACGGACGAACGGCAGAGGGAGCATTAATACGACGGCGGCTTCGGTCAACGTCATTTCGCCGCAGACCTTCATCGACCAAGCCGCACCTCAAGTCACGCGCGTCCTCAGCCAGATCCCCGGCTTGCAGATATCGTTCCCGTCGAACTCCGCGAACGCAGCCGCGCCCGGCGCGATCACGATCCCGAACATCCGCGACGCAACGTCGTACGAGACCGCATCCCTCATCGACGGGCATCCGATCTCGGTCGGGCAGTACGGCGACAACGTCACGACGTTCTTGAACACGTTCATGTTCAGCGGCGTCGAGGTCGTGAAGGGCCCGGGGGCCGACGCACCCGAGGTCAACAATGCGATCGGCGGTACCGTAAACTTCCACACCAAGGATCCGACGCTCGCGCCGACGCCGAGCTTCCTTGCCGGCATCGACAACCGCGGGGGAACCTTCACCAACTTCGGCATCAGCGACACGATCCTCGACGGACATCTAGGCTTCGTCGTCGACGTCGCGACCGACAACAACCCCTCGGCGCTCAACGGTACGCAGGTGTACTACGATCCGAGTGGCGGCACGTATCATGGCGGCTCGCTCTACGGGAACACCGGCTACACGCAAGTGCCCAACACCTTGAGCTTCCTTCCAACTCAGTACCACCTCCTCGCATGCTGTTATATGCTGCAAGGCTATCTCAACCAGACGGCTGAGTTGATCAAGCTGCGCTATCGCTTATCGCCCGCCACGGTCGCGACGGTCAGCTACCTCGGCAACCAAACGATCAGCGATCAAAATGGGAACACGTCCGACTACGTCAACGGCACGTTCATTCCCGGCGGCGGTTATACCGGATCGCTTCGGCCAGGCCCCATCCAAGTGGCGAACATCTACGCCGGCACATTCAACGGCGAGTTCAACAACCAGCCGATCTTCCAAGCTGAGGTCTCGACGACGCTCGGCAACGACTCGTTCATCGCTCGCTACTACCACGCGTCGATCGAACGGTATCAGTTCCAGGGCGGACCCAGCCCGTACAACCTCGACTACAATAACGTCACGCTCTACGGATACGACTCCAACTCGTCGACGATGTTCAACGGCCAAGGCGCGGCCGTCGGCTATGCGGACTTCTACCAGGAGCCCGAGATCGACAAGCTCTCCGGTGAATCGTTCGAATGGCAGCACCCGTTTGCCGAAAACGACCTGCTTACATTCTCGGTCGAGCAGAGCGCGGCGCAGAGCATCGACTACTCGATCTTCTCCGGCCCCTTCTACTCCTACGGGCTTCCGCCGGGGACGAGCCAGCTCTTGACGACGTACCTGCTCCGCGCGCATGTCTACCTCACGCCGAAGCTCGACGTCACGCTCGCCAACTACTTCAACACGTACAGCAGCACGTTTGCAACGCTGTGTCCGCCGTACGATCCGGGCTGCGTAGACAAGTCGACCGTCGAGCAAGGCACGGGCCTGACCTTCACGACCGTGCATAACTCGCACTACGATCCGCGAATTGGCCTCGTCTTCCGGCCGAATCCGAACACGTCGATCCGTCTCGCGGCGGGCAGCTCGATCGCGCCGCCGTTCATGGGCCTCCTCAGCACTATCACGACCCAGCCGGCATACAGCGGCAACGTCGCGATCGAATCTCAGAGCAACGGCAACCTGAAGCCCGAGACGGGCTTCGGATACGACCTCGGGGCAGACTATCGCCTCAACGACGGCCTGACGACGATCTCGGGCGACGCGTACCTCACGAATCTCTTCAACCGGTTCTTCGGGCAAACCATCGACACGGGACTCGTCTGCGGCACGGCTAACCCGTGCAGCGGCGGCGCTCCGCCCGGTACGCCGATCCTCAATTCCACCAACACGAACATCAGCAACGCCCGCTTCGAAGGCGTCGAGTTGACGATCAAGCGCGAGCCGCTCGTCGGCTTCGGATTCAACGTCTCGGGCGCGGTCATGCGCGGCTACTACTACAACCTGCCGCCGGGATTCTATTGCAGCGTTCCAACCACCGCATGCATCAACAACCGAACGCTGTGGGATCAGAACCTGAACGTCATCGCCGGGCAGAACACGAACGGCATTACGGACGGCTTCTATGCCATCAGCTACAACGGCAACATGCGCATCCCGTACTCGCAGGGGAACGCCGAGTTCTCGTACAGCTTCCCGAACCGCGCGTACGTGTCGTTCGGCGAGACGTACTACGGCAACAACAACTCGCTGAACCAGCCGGCGTTCGTGATCGGCTACGCGACGGTGCGCTACCCGATCACGAAGATGCTGGCTCTCCAAGTCTCAGGAGACAACATCTTCAACAAGTACCCGGGCATACTGCCGACGCTCGGCGCCGGCGTGCCGATTCCTCTCGCGAACGGGTGGACCGGCGCAACGACCGGTAACGTGCTCGGCCCGGCAACCTGGCGTCTCGTCTTGACGACGATGCTGCCACAGTCTCAGGCACCCTAA
- the lpdA gene encoding dihydrolipoyl dehydrogenase produces the protein MAEHQADAIVIGAGPGGYHAAIRLGQLGKKVICVDRDEVGGVCLNWGCIPTKALLHVGEIARQIRQAGELGLTAGELRVERERVAKFKTDVVNANVGGVKTLFKGNNVEFLYGEASFLSATQIALKKREGGEDTIVAQKVVIATGSAPIDVKLWPHDGTAILNSDDAVKLESIPKELLVVGGGVIGLEFATVYTRLGAKVLVIETLPQILTGTDAEIAKTLGRILKKQGIEIMLSTTVGKIEKRAKGVNATFKGEGTSGKDETRTFDAVLVAVGRRPVTDALNLKAAGLSTGEKGFLAVDQQMRTSVANIFAIGDVTGAPLLAHRAMKQGLVAAEVISGIRSAAFDPIAVPNCIYTDPEVATVGLSEEEAKAQGHEVRIGKFPLAASGRARTMNETEGLIKLVGDAKTDLLLGMHIVAPQAESLIGEGVIALEMGATLEDIALSVHPHPTLTEGIMEAAEAAHGKAIHILNPKPRTPTAV, from the coding sequence TTGGCTGAACATCAGGCCGACGCGATCGTCATCGGAGCAGGCCCCGGTGGTTACCATGCCGCGATTCGTCTCGGACAACTCGGCAAGAAGGTCATCTGCGTCGATCGTGACGAGGTCGGCGGCGTCTGTTTGAACTGGGGCTGCATTCCAACGAAGGCGCTCTTGCACGTGGGTGAGATCGCGCGCCAGATTCGCCAGGCCGGAGAGCTCGGATTGACAGCCGGAGAGCTTCGCGTCGAGCGCGAACGCGTAGCGAAGTTCAAGACCGACGTCGTCAACGCGAACGTCGGCGGCGTCAAGACGCTCTTCAAAGGCAACAACGTGGAGTTTCTCTACGGTGAGGCCTCCTTCTTGAGCGCGACGCAGATCGCGCTCAAGAAGAGAGAGGGTGGAGAGGACACGATCGTCGCGCAGAAGGTCGTGATCGCGACCGGCTCGGCGCCGATCGACGTCAAATTGTGGCCGCACGACGGAACGGCGATTCTCAACTCCGACGACGCCGTCAAGCTGGAATCCATCCCGAAGGAGCTGCTCGTCGTCGGCGGGGGCGTCATTGGCTTAGAGTTTGCCACCGTCTACACGCGCTTGGGCGCCAAAGTGCTCGTGATCGAGACGCTGCCGCAGATCCTCACCGGGACCGACGCCGAGATCGCCAAGACCCTCGGCCGTATTTTGAAGAAACAAGGCATCGAGATCATGCTCTCGACGACCGTGGGGAAGATCGAGAAGCGTGCAAAGGGCGTCAACGCGACGTTCAAAGGTGAGGGCACGAGCGGCAAAGACGAGACGCGCACCTTCGACGCGGTGCTCGTCGCAGTCGGGCGCCGTCCCGTGACCGACGCGCTCAACCTCAAGGCCGCGGGACTCTCGACCGGCGAAAAAGGCTTCCTCGCCGTCGACCAGCAGATGCGCACGAGCGTTGCGAATATCTTCGCCATCGGCGACGTGACGGGAGCACCGCTTCTTGCGCATCGCGCCATGAAGCAGGGGCTCGTCGCCGCCGAAGTCATCTCCGGAATCCGCTCGGCCGCGTTCGATCCGATCGCCGTGCCGAACTGCATCTACACGGACCCCGAGGTCGCAACCGTGGGACTCTCCGAAGAGGAAGCCAAGGCGCAAGGCCACGAGGTTCGGATCGGCAAGTTTCCTCTCGCGGCCAGCGGCCGCGCGCGCACAATGAACGAGACCGAGGGGCTCATCAAACTCGTCGGCGACGCGAAGACGGACCTGCTGCTCGGCATGCATATCGTCGCGCCGCAAGCGGAGTCGCTCATCGGCGAGGGCGTGATTGCGCTCGAGATGGGCGCGACGCTGGAAGACATCGCGCTCTCCGTGCACCCGCACCCGACGCTCACGGAAGGCATCATGGAAGCGGCAGAGGCCGCGCACGGAAAGGCGATTCACATCCTCAATCCCAAACCGCGAACCCCCACAGCGGTATAG
- the lipB gene encoding lipoyl(octanoyl) transferase LipB, whose amino-acid sequence MSQARLLDLGLRPYREVWELQHALHERVALGEEPETWIAVEHPPVITLGRNARAANVLVPRDALAARGIDVVEIERGGDVTYHGPGQLVVYPIRRLERFREVVPLVRSLEEAVIGACASFGIAATRWSEHAGVWVGRNQICAIGLAVRQMASLHGIAFNVSTELDYDRLINPCGLTDRGLTSLSKELGRNVCVDEAKPALFSSLERTFALSFAGDVPWLSKSI is encoded by the coding sequence GTGTCGCAGGCGCGCCTGCTCGATCTCGGGCTGCGCCCGTACCGCGAGGTATGGGAGCTTCAGCACGCCCTGCACGAGCGCGTCGCGCTAGGCGAGGAGCCGGAGACGTGGATCGCCGTCGAGCATCCGCCGGTGATCACGCTGGGGAGGAACGCACGCGCCGCGAACGTTCTCGTGCCGCGCGATGCTCTCGCGGCGCGCGGAATCGACGTCGTCGAGATCGAGCGCGGCGGCGACGTCACCTATCACGGACCCGGGCAGCTCGTCGTCTATCCGATCCGTCGCCTCGAACGATTCCGTGAAGTCGTTCCGCTCGTACGCAGCTTGGAAGAGGCCGTCATCGGCGCCTGCGCGTCGTTCGGCATCGCTGCCACCCGCTGGAGCGAACACGCCGGCGTCTGGGTAGGGCGCAACCAGATCTGCGCGATCGGCCTTGCAGTACGACAGATGGCCTCGCTGCACGGTATCGCGTTCAACGTCTCGACGGAGCTCGACTACGACCGCCTCATCAACCCCTGCGGTCTCACCGATCGCGGCTTGACCTCGCTCTCGAAAGAACTGGGCCGCAACGTCTGCGTCGACGAAGCCAAACCCGCGCTCTTCTCGTCCCTCGAAAGAACCTTCGCGCTGTCCTTTGCCGGCGACGTGCCATGGCTCTCGAAATCGATCTGA
- the lipA gene encoding lipoyl synthase: MALEIDLIRKPDWLRVRLPIGDNYERVKREVRGLELHTVCQEAACPNLAECWGVGTATIMILGDVCTRGCRFCNVKTGTQHGNVDWLEPLRVARAVEELGWKYLVLTAVDRDDLADGGALVFANTVRAIHERVPDARVEILSGDFRGDLRALDIVMDAAPDVFAHNVETVRRLTPVVRDRRAGYDQSLRVLDHAKRRAPERFTKTSIMLGLGEREDEVERVMEDARSAGVDIFTMGQYLRPTKKHLPVTEYVTPDRFAELGALARSKGFHQVVSSPLSRSSYHAEQAFS; this comes from the coding sequence ATGGCTCTCGAAATCGATCTGATCCGCAAGCCGGACTGGCTGCGCGTCCGCCTTCCGATCGGCGACAACTACGAACGCGTCAAGCGCGAAGTGCGCGGCCTCGAGTTGCACACGGTCTGCCAGGAAGCTGCGTGCCCGAACCTCGCCGAATGCTGGGGCGTCGGCACCGCGACGATCATGATTCTCGGCGACGTCTGCACGCGCGGCTGCCGCTTCTGCAACGTCAAGACGGGAACGCAGCACGGCAACGTGGACTGGCTCGAGCCGCTGCGCGTCGCACGCGCCGTCGAGGAGCTCGGCTGGAAGTACCTCGTCTTGACGGCTGTCGACCGCGACGATCTCGCCGACGGCGGCGCGCTCGTCTTTGCCAACACCGTGCGAGCGATTCACGAGCGCGTCCCCGATGCACGCGTCGAGATCCTGAGCGGCGATTTTCGCGGCGATCTTCGCGCGCTCGACATCGTCATGGACGCCGCGCCGGACGTCTTCGCTCATAACGTCGAAACGGTGCGCCGTCTCACGCCCGTCGTCCGCGATCGCCGGGCCGGCTACGATCAGTCGCTGCGCGTGCTCGATCATGCGAAACGGCGCGCACCCGAACGCTTCACGAAGACGTCGATCATGCTCGGCCTCGGCGAGCGCGAAGACGAGGTCGAGCGCGTCATGGAGGATGCGCGCAGCGCCGGCGTCGACATCTTCACCATGGGCCAGTATTTGCGTCCCACGAAGAAGCATTTGCCCGTTACCGAGTACGTCACGCCGGATCGCTTTGCCGAGCTCGGCGCGCTCGCGCGCTCGAAGGGTTTCCATCAAGTGGTTTCGAGTCCGCTCTCGCGCTCGTCGTATCACGCTGAACAAGCCTTTTCGTGA